A single window of Bacteroidales bacterium DNA harbors:
- a CDS encoding ABC transporter permease, which yields MLRNYLKTAMRNIRRFSVHSILNVFGLATGMACAILILLWIRYEVSFDRFRKNKDNLYRVITTETWGGRLHRESTSPFPLAAALKDQYPDIIRSTRFHTMQISLQKGENLVKAFRVFADKDFLDMFDIEFIKGDKSSALLKPNDILITEELAHKYFGEENPVGQTMIQYPNQLFTVTGVVKNVPKNSNFFFDCVMPAVNYSGEASGENVWGWQSVYNYTFVQLRKGTDIMRLQDQFRDIIQRNRKQTDAVISLQKIREIHLNAKKLEGDFATGNIAYVRFAILLAFLILAVACLNFMNLLTAQSTARAKEIGIRKITGATKQKIVFQFLGESLLIVFIAHILAMIMVELLLPGFNNLLHMKLSVNYLSLGLYLSLAFVILFTGLISGSYPAFYLSSLNPLDTIKNIPDKKTGKTRIRKILVIAQFTFSFLFIISTIIVRKQLNYITDANLGQNIDNLCYFGIPEGIQSATLKNELNNVPGIRNITITNTFYQSIINHQLNVGIKNWKGKTGTDTVLVNGLSTDKNYAATFGLVIKAGQYLDADEFNENPDHEINIVINEKAQLFFGIMDPLGEQLTSSDGRKLNIIGVVKDFNYRSLRIPIEPLIIFPIGSNSKSNQCYIKMKAEQTDSTLTGIRNKVKLLKPDYMLDLKFVQDDFKGLYTVERVIATFLGFMSILAIIISCLGLIGLSTFMTMRRIKEIGIRKVNGGSPFEIFTLLSKEYIRLILIAFVIASPLSFYATNMWLRGFAYRTPVNWPVFALAFVIVVVFTILTVGFQSWKASNKNPVEALKYE from the coding sequence ATGCTAAGAAACTATCTGAAAACAGCCATGCGGAATATCAGGAGGTTTTCTGTTCATTCCATCCTGAATGTTTTTGGGCTGGCCACAGGTATGGCATGTGCCATATTGATCCTGTTATGGATTCGATATGAGGTCAGCTTTGACCGTTTCCGAAAGAATAAAGATAACCTGTACCGGGTTATTACGACAGAAACCTGGGGCGGTAGATTACACCGTGAATCCACTTCACCATTCCCGCTTGCTGCAGCCCTAAAGGATCAATACCCGGATATTATCAGATCCACAAGGTTTCACACCATGCAGATTTCCCTGCAAAAAGGGGAAAACCTTGTAAAAGCATTCCGGGTATTTGCCGATAAAGACTTCCTTGACATGTTTGACATCGAATTCATAAAGGGTGATAAATCAAGTGCCCTATTAAAACCGAATGATATTCTTATAACCGAAGAACTGGCGCATAAATATTTTGGTGAGGAGAATCCTGTCGGTCAAACCATGATCCAATACCCGAACCAACTTTTCACCGTTACCGGTGTGGTTAAGAATGTTCCAAAAAACAGTAATTTTTTCTTCGATTGCGTCATGCCGGCAGTAAATTATAGTGGAGAAGCCAGTGGTGAAAATGTTTGGGGATGGCAGAGTGTCTACAATTATACCTTCGTTCAACTGCGGAAAGGCACTGATATTATGCGGCTGCAAGATCAATTCAGAGACATTATTCAAAGAAACAGAAAACAGACAGATGCTGTAATCAGTCTTCAAAAGATCAGGGAAATCCATTTGAATGCAAAAAAACTGGAAGGTGATTTTGCAACCGGTAACATAGCCTATGTAAGATTTGCAATCCTGCTTGCTTTTTTAATCCTGGCAGTCGCCTGCTTAAATTTTATGAACCTTCTTACAGCGCAATCCACAGCGAGGGCTAAGGAAATCGGTATACGAAAAATCACGGGAGCAACAAAACAAAAGATAGTATTCCAATTCCTCGGTGAATCGTTACTTATTGTTTTTATAGCTCATATCCTGGCTATGATTATGGTAGAGTTGCTCCTTCCCGGTTTTAATAATCTCCTTCACATGAAGCTGTCGGTTAATTACCTTAGTTTGGGATTATATTTAAGCCTTGCTTTTGTTATACTGTTTACCGGATTGATATCAGGCAGTTACCCGGCCTTCTATTTATCATCATTAAATCCACTGGACACAATAAAGAACATCCCTGACAAGAAAACAGGTAAAACCAGGATAAGAAAAATACTGGTTATTGCCCAGTTCACTTTTTCCTTTCTTTTTATTATCAGTACAATTATTGTGAGAAAACAGCTGAACTATATTACCGATGCAAACCTGGGACAAAACATTGACAACCTGTGTTATTTTGGAATACCTGAAGGCATACAGTCTGCGACATTAAAGAATGAGCTGAATAATGTACCGGGAATCCGGAATATTACAATAACCAATACATTTTACCAGAGTATTATTAACCACCAGTTGAATGTAGGAATAAAGAACTGGAAAGGAAAAACCGGGACAGACACTGTATTGGTAAACGGTTTAAGTACGGATAAGAACTATGCCGCAACCTTTGGTCTTGTTATTAAAGCAGGGCAATATCTGGATGCTGATGAATTTAATGAGAATCCTGACCATGAGATCAATATTGTAATCAATGAAAAAGCACAATTATTTTTTGGCATCATGGATCCCCTGGGAGAACAATTGACTTCAAGTGATGGACGGAAATTAAATATAATAGGCGTTGTGAAAGATTTTAATTACAGATCACTCCGGATACCCATCGAACCACTTATTATATTCCCGATCGGTTCAAATTCAAAGTCTAATCAATGTTATATCAAGATGAAGGCGGAACAGACCGATTCGACCTTAACTGGAATCAGGAATAAGGTTAAATTACTTAAACCGGATTACATGCTGGATTTAAAATTTGTTCAGGATGATTTTAAAGGTCTGTATACTGTTGAGCGGGTGATCGCCACTTTCCTGGGGTTTATGAGTATCCTGGCCATAATTATTTCCTGTCTCGGTCTCATAGGTCTGTCTACCTTTATGACGATGCGCAGGATTAAGGAAATAGGAATACGCAAGGTAAATGGCGGGAGCCCTTTCGAAATTTTTACCTTATTATCGAAAGAATACATCAGGCTCATATTGATCGCTTTTGTAATCGCAAGTCCCCTTTCTTTTTATGCTACCAACATGTGGTTGAGAGGTTTTGCATACAGAACCCCGGTTAATTGGCCGGTATTTGCCCTGGCATTTGTGATTGTAGTTGTTTTTACCATTCTCACTGTAGGATTCCAATCCTGGAAAGCCTCCAACAAAAACCCTGTTGAAGCGCTGAAATATGAATGA
- a CDS encoding T9SS type A sorting domain-containing protein — MKKQLLIITVFFLSIVLVQAQQSRFPIKTGSVWRINFEFNNSCDGEVFVHYNGDEEYKYFIDGDTVVGTRTYFKLYKTGIIYLETPFLVTHKYMGAIRDSADRIYYMDKEDDSEKMLYDFTVEVGDTIQVEGGMEYPVSDITTLPNGRKQYVLDIMTVHCGSANTFIEGIGWLGGLLEGNSCSGHPGVRGSYLVCYSEDGEVKYQTEQSRCYQQVACGDIILSPNNPAGSKVPVVVIMPGGKMSITLSDQETSMWDIKIFNTSGQLSFYKESDLSSPIDISMLEKGVYVVKLSNNGISYSSKFVIQ; from the coding sequence ATGAAGAAACAGTTACTCATTATTACAGTCTTTTTTCTTTCAATAGTTCTTGTGCAGGCTCAGCAATCAAGATTCCCGATTAAAACAGGATCGGTATGGAGAATCAATTTTGAGTTCAATAACAGTTGTGACGGGGAAGTATTCGTTCATTATAATGGCGATGAGGAATACAAATATTTTATAGACGGGGATACCGTAGTTGGAACCAGAACCTATTTTAAGTTATATAAAACAGGAATCATCTACCTGGAAACCCCCTTTCTTGTTACACATAAATATATGGGAGCAATCCGGGACAGTGCTGACCGAATTTATTACATGGACAAGGAAGATGATTCGGAGAAAATGCTTTATGATTTCACCGTGGAAGTTGGTGATACGATACAGGTTGAAGGCGGAATGGAATACCCGGTTTCGGATATAACCACTTTACCCAATGGAAGAAAACAATATGTACTGGATATTATGACGGTTCATTGCGGCAGTGCGAATACCTTTATTGAAGGCATAGGTTGGCTTGGCGGGTTGCTGGAAGGGAATTCCTGTTCGGGGCACCCGGGAGTAAGAGGTTCTTACCTGGTATGTTATTCTGAGGACGGAGAGGTTAAATACCAGACAGAGCAATCCCGGTGCTATCAGCAGGTAGCTTGCGGAGATATTATTTTATCCCCAAACAATCCGGCTGGATCAAAAGTTCCTGTGGTTGTTATCATGCCCGGAGGAAAAATGAGTATTACCCTGTCAGATCAGGAGACCAGTATGTGGGATATTAAGATTTTCAATACCAGTGGACAATTAAGCTTTTACAAAGAATCGGACTTATCCTCGCCAATCGATATCAGCATGCTTGAAAAGGGCGTGTATGTAGTAAAACTCAGTAACAATGGAATTTCTTACAGTTCAAAGTTTGTAATACAATAG
- a CDS encoding glycosyl hydrolase: protein MKIFYFLILTSLLLTMNSCKDSPKHIDPVNPDASVRTKNLYYFIQDIQGKYTLSAQHNFCGKGSEYSDQLEKITGKQAVIWGSDFSFCVEGADAMDYQHCGPANLPAIDWQSFKKERDSLKGNSPKAVFLDITLDEARQNLISEAKKQYAAGHIITLMWHGCFPTEGDCCNGSSIWAMENRPSASQWDSLVTEGSPLNDAWKAGADKIAGYLKELQKEDIPVLWRPYHEMNGVWFWWCNQKGEQGFKRLWIMMYNYFTNHHHLNNLIWVWNTNAPRDIPGDEAWDYELFYPGDQYVDILAADVYRNDYKQSHHDDLLALAKGKPIALGEVGDIPTPALFEKQPQWTWYMPWGWILFAFNDPENIRALTNSERVLTLDEIEFNGINGKYSVVK from the coding sequence ATGAAAATATTTTATTTTTTAATACTAACCTCTCTTCTGCTTACCATGAATTCCTGCAAAGACTCCCCGAAACATATTGACCCGGTTAACCCGGATGCATCCGTAAGGACAAAAAACCTGTATTATTTTATACAGGACATACAGGGAAAATATACCCTTTCAGCGCAACATAATTTTTGTGGGAAGGGATCAGAATATTCCGACCAGCTTGAAAAAATCACCGGGAAACAGGCGGTTATATGGGGATCAGATTTCAGTTTCTGTGTTGAAGGAGCTGATGCCATGGATTACCAGCATTGCGGACCCGCCAACCTACCTGCAATAGACTGGCAGTCGTTCAAAAAAGAGAGGGATTCGTTGAAAGGCAATTCTCCGAAGGCAGTATTTCTTGATATCACACTGGATGAAGCCCGTCAAAACCTGATTAGCGAAGCCAAAAAGCAATATGCCGCAGGACATATCATAACGCTGATGTGGCATGGATGTTTCCCGACCGAAGGGGACTGCTGTAACGGTTCATCGATATGGGCTATGGAAAACAGGCCGTCTGCTTCACAGTGGGACTCACTGGTGACTGAAGGCTCTCCGCTGAATGATGCCTGGAAGGCCGGGGCCGATAAGATAGCCGGGTACCTGAAAGAACTGCAGAAAGAGGATATCCCGGTTCTATGGAGACCCTATCACGAAATGAACGGTGTATGGTTCTGGTGGTGTAACCAGAAAGGGGAACAGGGATTCAAAAGACTCTGGATCATGATGTATAATTATTTCACCAATCACCATCACCTGAACAACCTAATCTGGGTTTGGAATACCAATGCACCAAGGGATATACCGGGTGATGAAGCCTGGGATTATGAATTATTCTATCCGGGCGACCAGTATGTGGATATTCTTGCTGCCGATGTGTACAGGAACGATTATAAACAATCTCATCATGACGACCTCCTGGCCCTGGCAAAAGGAAAACCCATTGCCCTGGGAGAAGTAGGTGACATTCCCACCCCTGCCCTGTTTGAAAAGCAGCCCCAATGGACCTGGTATATGCCGTGGGGATGGATATTATTTGCCTTCAATGATCCGGAAAATATAAGAGCATTAACAAATTCAGAAAGGGTCCTTACGCTGGACGAAATAGAATTTAATGGTATAAACGGAAAGTATTCGGTTGTAAAATAG